The Anoxybacillus amylolyticus DNA segment CGTTTCCTTTGCTCGGTCACTAATCCCGACGGCACGTTATTTGAAGGCGACCCGCGCAATGTTTTGAAAAAAACAGTAGAGCGTGCGGCGCAAAAAGGGTATACGATTTCGGTCGGTCCAGAGTTAGAGTTCTTCTTATTTAAAACAGATGAAAACGGAAATCCAACAACCGAACCGCAAGACAACGGCGGCTATTTCGAACCATCACCAAAAGACCTTGGTGAGCGCGTACGATTAGCTATTTATCGCGCGTTAAAGGCGATGGGCTTTACAATTGAAGCATCGCACCACGAAGTAGCGGAAGGTCAACACGAAATTAACTTTAAATATGCTGATGCGTTAGGAGCAGCCGACAACGCAACGACATACAAATGGGTTGTAAAAACAATCGCAAGCCAATATGGCCTTCATGCGACATTTATGCCGAAACCGGTATTTGGCATTAACGGCTCTGGTATGCACGTGAACATGTCATTATTTAAAGATGGCGAAAATGCGTTCTTCGATCCAAGCGATGAAAATCAACTTTCCGCAACGGCTTATCAATTTATCGCTGGCTTATTGAAAAACGTGAAAAGTTTTGCAGCGGTAACAAACCCATTAGTGAACTCATACAAACGGCTTGTGCCAGGCTATGAAGCACCATGCTATATCGCTTGGTCAGCATCGAACCGTTCGGCGTTGATTCGTATCCCAGCAAAACGCGGCGTAGCTACTCGCGTCGAACTTCGTTGCCCAGATCCATCTGCAAATCCATATTTAGCATATGCAATTATCGCTGCTGCAGGGCTTGACGGAGTCGAAAACGGCTTGCAAGCACCAGCGCCAATTGATGAAGACATTTTCCACATGTCCGAAGAGCGCCGGGCAGAGCTTGGCATCGAAAACCTTCCTGGTAGCTTAGGAAAAGCAATCGAAGAATTAGAGGCGGGCACCATTGGTCGCGACACGTTAGGCGAGCACGTCTTTAATGAATATGTCGCCATGAAAAAAGCAGAATGGGATAGCTATCGCACAGCAGTACACGCATGGGAAATTGAACAATACCAAGGAAAATTTTAAAAAACGGGCGTATCGCCCGTTTTTTTGTTTCCTCGTTCGTTAAAACTTGGTAAAATACTAGAAAACAATACGATAGGGGAGAAGGTTATGGGGAAACCAGTTGATTTAGGGTATGACATTTCCTTAATTGACGTATTTGATTTAAAGACACCTGAACGCACCGGTACATATGTGCTTCACGAAAAAGAACTAACGATTATTGAAACGAGCGCAAGCCCGTCGATACCGTACTTACTCGCCGGTTTAGAAGCGCTTGGGATAAACCCAGCAGATATTCAATACATTATCGTCACCCATATTCATTTAGATCATGCCGGTGGTGCAGGATTACTCCTTGAAAAATGCCCAAACGCCCGCGTCATCGTTCATCCGAAAGGAAAGCGGCATTTAGCTGACCCTTCCAAGCTCATTCAAGGGGCAAAAGTGGTATATGGCGAGAAGTTCGCCGAACTGTTTGACCCGATTGTTCCGATTCCGGAAGACCGGCTCGTTACGATGGAAGATGGAGATACGTTAACACTTAGCGACGAACGCACACTCACCTTTTTCGATACACCAGGGCATGCGAACCATCATTTTTCTATTTACGATTCGAAAAGCAACGGCATATTTACAGGCGATACGATTGGTGTCTATTATCCACAACTGCTTGCGTATGGGGTGGAACTTTATCTTCCGTCTACCTCGCCAAGCCAATTTAATCCCGAAGCGATGCTTCATTCGGCAAAACGGCTTGAAGAACAGAGCCCATCGCGTATTTATTTCGGTCATTTCGGCATGTCAGAGCATCCAGCTGCCGTATTCCAACAATTGCGCGAGTGGTTGCCGAAAATGGTAGAAGTAGGCGAGCGCGTCATAACGGAACAGCCACTTTTGTCGTTTGAAGACAAAACAAAAACGGTAGCCGATGGCTTTATGAAATTAGTACAGCCGTATTTAGATGCGCGCGGGGTCCCACGTGAGGCAAGCGTTTACGACCTTCTTCGACTTGATTTAATCGTTTGTGCCATGGGAATGGTTGATTATTTCCAAAAACAAGAAGAAAAATGAAAGCGGTCGCATGATGCGCCGCTTTTTCTATCGCGCCTTATTCGGTTTATAATAGAAATGGTGTATCAAGTAAAGAAAGGGTGATTCGGTGAAGATCAACAGCGTGAAAATGATCGCGATTCTTTCTGTGCTCGCAAGCATTTTATGGGGATATGGGCTTGTAGCAATGGTACAAGACCAATTTTTTCATCCGACCGCATCTGCCCCACCAAAAAGCGTAGCGAAAACGGAAAATGACCACGCACTCCACCTTGTGGCGCTTGGTGATTCATTAACGCGCGGTACAGGGGATGAAACAGGGAAAGGTTACGTTGGCTATCTTGTCGATGACTTGCGCACAAAAACGAAGCAACCGCTTCAAGTCACTAATTTAGCGGTGAAAGGATTGCGCTCTAAAGAACTTGTCGAACAACTGAAGCAACTAGAAATCCAACGGCAGCTAAAACAAGCAGATTTCGTATGTATAACCATTGGTGGAAACGATTTATTTCAAGGGGGCGAATCGTTGCGGAACTTTTCGCCTCAGCGCATAAAACAAACGGAAAACGCGTATTTGCATAACTTGGAAACGATTTTCCGGACGATTCGAACCGTCAATTCACAAGCGGTCGTGTTTTATATTAGCCTTTACAACCCGTTTCAACAGTTAAACAATGGACAAGCAACATCGAAAATCGTGCGGCAATGGAATTACGATTCCGCAGAAGTAGCGGCGCGTTATCCAAACATCGTTGCCGTGCCAACGTATGATTTATTCGAAATGCATACAAACGAATATTTATATAGCGACCAATTCCATCCGAACAAAGAAGGGTACAAGCTCATCGGCGAACGAGTATCTGCGCTTATTACGTTTGTGAAAGGGGAGGGAAAATGACCGATACATTAGTCGTACAAAATTTGCGGAAAACAATTGGAAAAAAAGAGATTATTAAAGGGTTGTCGTTTTCTTTACGTGAAGGGGAAGTGTTCGGTTTTTTAGGTCCGAACGGTGCAGGCAAAACGACGACAATCCGCATGCTTGTCGGCTTAATTAAACCGACCTCTGGGCGTGTTTCCATTTGCGGATACGACCTCCAACGCCAATTCTCTGACGCGATTCGCCATGTTGGTTGCATTGTTGAAAATCCAGAACTATATCCATATTTAAGCGGTTGGGAAAACCTTGAACATTTTGCGCGCATGCTTCCTTCTTTCGCAAAAGAGCGGCTACATGAAGTCGTTTCTTTAGTTGGGCTACAACACCGCATTCACGACCGCGTCCGTACGTATTCGCTTGGGATGCGCCAGCGGCTTGGCATCGCCCAAGCGTTGTTAGGGCAACCGAAAGTGTTAATTTTAGATGAACCGACGAACGGGCTAGATCCAGTCGGGATTCGTGAAATGCGCGAGTTTATTCGTTCTTTAGCGGAAAAAGAAAAGCTTAGTGTGCTCGTTTCTTCTCATTTGCTAAGCGAAATTCAGCTTATGTGCGACCGAGTGGCGATTATGGCGAAAGGGGAAATTATCCGCATCGACGACGTCGAAACACTACTGAAAGAACAAGCACGCGTCTATTGGAAAGTAGATTCATTAGAACGGGCAAAAGCGATTTTAAAAGAACAAACGACCGTACTCGGCGAAGCTGACGGGAGAATTGTCACTTTTTATGAAGCAAATCAACTAGCGGCTTGGAACGAAAAACTCGTTCAAGCTGGCATTCGCGTGAGTGAAATTCAACCGAAACTACCGACACTAGAAGATTTATTTATCGAACTCACAGGAGGGGAAACGATTGATTAACCTCGTCTACAACGAAATGTTGAAAATCGTTCGCAAAAAGCGACTGTTCATCATTTCCGCCATCATTGCCGTCCTTGTCGGCTTGTTTACATACGCACAATATAAGCACGTCCAAGATGTACAAAAGCGGCTAGGGACAGCCGATTGGCGCACGCAGCTACAACAGCAAATTATTGACACACAAAATCGGCTCAACTCAAGCGGCATTTCCGAAGAATGGCGGAAGTTTTTAAAAATTCGGCTCCAGCAACAACAATACTATTTAGACCACAATATTAACCCTTCCGCACCAGGCGCTCCGACGTTTATGCGGATGTTTGTCGAAAATTCGATTGAATTGTTTTTGCCGTTAATGGTCATGGTCGTCGTTGCTGATTTAGTATCATCAGAAGCGAGCGGCGGGACGATGAAGCTATTATTGACGCGGCCAGTAAAACGATGGAAAATATTGTTTAGTAAATATATTGCGATGGGGTTATCGATTTCGTTTATTATGCTGGCGCTTGTGGTGCTCTCCTATGCTATTTCTGGTGCTGTTTTTGGTTATGGGGGCTGGAATTTACCGTTGCTAACAGGATTTACGGTACAGGGGGAAGAATTAAATACAGCAAGCGTCCATCTCATTCCGCAGTGGAAGTATTTGCTGATAGAATTAGGGCTTGCCTCGTTTGTTGCCATCGTCGTCGGAACGTTGACATTTATGTTATCGACCATCATGCGAAGCACTGCCGCTGTCATGGGGATTATGCTAGCGGCGCTTATCTCAGGTACAATTTTAACCAATATGGTTTCTTCTTGGAAATCGGCAAAATATTTGTTCATCGTCAACCTTAGTTTAACGGATTACATCAGCGGAACAGCCCCGCCAATCGCTGGAATGACGCTCGGGTTTTCGATGGCTGTTTTGGCTGTTTGGGGATTGGCGGCGCTTCTTGTTTCGTTTTTCGTTTTCATGACTCGCGATGTGTACTAGAAAGGGAGATGGTATGGAACAATTATGGGAAAAATTGCGGAATCGAACCCCTTCCCCGATTGGGATGACGACATTTACAAAGTATGCCGTGCTTCTTCCCCTAGTAGAAAAAAACGGGGAAATACATCTGTTATTTGAGGTTCGTTCCCTACAATTACGAAGACAGCCGGGAGAAATTTGTTTTCCCGGCGGAAAAATCGATACGAGCGATGCAGACGCACAAGCAGCTGCAATCCGCGAAACATGTGAAGAACTTGGAATACGAGAAACGATGATTTCGGACGTGTTCCCGCTCGATTATCTCATTTCCCCATTTGGCATGATCGTGTATCCGTTTGTGGCTCGTTTAGCTCATCCGGAGCAAATTCAGCCAAACGCAGAAGAAGTAGCCGCGACGTTTACCGTCCCGCTTACGTTTTTCCTGCACACAGAACCGGATGTGTATCGCGTTCATTTTCAAGCGCGTCCAGAACCGGATTTCCCATTTGAGAAAATTCCCGGTGGAAAAAACTATCACTGGCGTCCGCGGCAAATCGATGAGTATTTTTATGAATACGAAAACAACGTCATTTGGGGCTTAACGGCAAAAATTGTGCATCATTTTGTCGAGATTATCCGCTCTGTCGACTAAATTCCCTCTTTTCTTTGAGAGGGAATTCTTTTCGTGGCATTTCTGCGTATAAAATCCCCACAAGCACAAGCGCAGCACCGATGTACCCTTTCAGCGGCAACACTTCTCCTAAAAATAGATAGCCAAATAGTGCCGCGAATACGGGCTCAAGCGAAAAAATTAGTCCAGCGTGGGCAGCGGTCGTATATTTTTGCGCAACCGTTTGTACGACAAACCCAATCGCGCTGCACAAAATGCCTAACGCGAGAATTGCCACCCATGCACTCGGCGTCGGAGATGTCAGAGACTCGAACGAAAGCGAAACAACGAAGCTAATGAATCCGCAAGCACCGAGCTGTAAAATGCCAAGCGCAAGCGAATCGGAATGTTTCGTCAATTGGCCGGTGACAACAATATGCATCGCATAGCACACAGCAGCAAGGATGCAGAATAGATCGCCTTGTTTCATCGTCATCCCGCCTTTTAGTGTTAAAAGGGCAATCCCAACCGTTGTCAAAAATACCCCAATAACGACTTGACGGGCAAGTGTTTGTTTGAAAAACAACGCCGAAAAGAGCGGAACAAAAATCACCGTTAAACTAACTAAAAAGCCCGCGTGGGAAGTCGTTGTTGATCGGACGCCAATCATGACGAACGCAAAAACGAGAAATAACATCGTTCCTAATAAAAACGCATGCCGAATCGTTCGGCGGTCTACACGCCATAGCCGTTGATAAAAAACCGCTCCCGCTATGAAAAACGCAAGTAAAAATCGCAACGCGATAAAATAAAACGGCGGAAGGGAAGAAAGCCCCATTTTCATAAATAAATACGACGCTCCCCAAAAAATCGTAACGATGGCGAGCATTCCGTTCGCTTTTGCTTGACTCATGCCAAAATCGTCCTTTCATTAGATTCGTTGTAAAATAGTATACATGGACAATTAAAATAAGGAAAATGAATGTTTATCATCTATTGTATGAAAACAATTCATATAAAAGGGGAGAAGAAGATGTCGCTCACCAAACTCGAAGTGTTCGAGAAGGTAGTCGAAGTAGGCAGTGTATCGAAGGCGGCGGAAGCGCTCGGCTTGACACAATCAGCCGTTAGCCATGCGCTAGCAAGTTTAGAAGCAGAGTGGGGATTTTCGTTATTGCAACGAGATCGCTCTGGCGTACGATTAACAAGCAACGGGGCGCATATGCTGAAATACGTTCGCGAAGTATTGCATTGGCATGAACAACTAAAGCAACAAGTTGCCGCGATTAACGGCTTAGAATGGGGGACGGTTCGCATCGGAACGTTTACGAGTGTATCCTCTCAATGGCTGCCGCCGATGATTCAAACGTTTCGCACGGCACATCCTTCCATCCACATGAAATGGTTCGAAGGAGACTACGAGGAGATTCATCATTGGATTGTAAATGGCATCGTGGATTTCGGTTTTTTATCGTTATCCGCTTCGAAAACACTCGACACAATCCCGCTCAAAAAAGACCCAATCGTTTGCGTCGTGCCAATCAATCATCCGTTTTCTAATCAGCAAACGGTCACCCTTTCACAAATTGAACGAGAAGCGTTTATTATGCCGAAATGGGGAAGCGACCACGATGTGCGGCGCATCTTAAAAGAAAACCGCCTCACACCGAACATCCAATACGAAATCGTCGAAGAGCAAGCGATTATGGCAATGGTTGAATGCGGACTTGGCATTAGCATTTTGCCGAAAATGGCAATATATCGCCCACCGGAACACATTCGCTTAATTGAGATAGAAGGAGACCATTATCGAACAATCGGCATTGCGGCAACGTCGTTTTCGCATCTTTCTCCAGCAGCGAAAACATTTATTCGTTGTCTTTTCGAATGGCTGAACGAGCAGGGGATGCTTGATTTTCCGATAGAGCGCCGCTTTATGTTGACATGAAACCAAAAGGTTTCGTATAATAAAAAAGGAAACCATTTGGTTGCGAAAGGAGAGACAGCACATGATGTTACCGAATATTTGCCAAACTGCTGTATTGCAAGCGCCGATTCAAAAAGTGTGGGAAGCAGTCGCGACGTCCGAAGGGCTAGCTGCATGGTTTATGCCGAACGATTTTCAACCAGTTGTTGGGCATTCATTTCATTTAAACGCCGGTCCATTTGGCATGTCGCCTTGCCAAGTGACAGAAGTCGACCCGCCGCACCGTTTGTCGTTTCGGTGGGGAAAAGATTGGACGATTACGTTTGAACTGAAAGAAAAGGGAGAACAAACCGAATTTACCCTCATTCATTCCGGATGGGATAGCGAACAAGTCACGGAATTTGGCGAAGCTCATACGGTAGTGCGCGACCGGATGGATCAAGGATGGAAAAAGCTTATCCAATCGTTAGGCGCTTACATCGAGGGATAAGAGGCTATGCTCGCAAAGCATGACGTATTTCATGCCATTGCCGATCCGACCCGGCGGAAAATGTTGCAGCTGTTAGCGGAAAAAGAATGGTCAGTCACAGCCATCAGCAATCAATTTCCCATTAGCCGGACAGCTGTTTCGAAACATTTGCGCATTTTAGCCGAAGCAGGGCTCGTTTACGAACAAAAAGTCGGCCGCGAAACGAGGTATCACCTTAATCCGTATCCGTTGTTCGAGCTAAAACAATGGCTCGCCTTTTACGAGCGCTTTTGGGAAAATAAACTAGCGATGCTGCAACATTATGTGGAAACAAACACAAACGAAAAAAATAAGGGAGAATTGTAGGATGATTATTACAAACGAAGCAAAAGAGGCATTAAAGGAAATATTGAAGGAATACGGAAAAACGGGGATTCGGTTTTCCGCGGCGGACAACACACCGGTCGCGCTGTCGCTTGATGCGCCTGAAGCAACCGATCGGGTTGAAATCATTAACGGCATTCAAGTGGCGATGGATGAGCAGGCGCTTGTTTTGTTAGAACAGGTAACGCTTGACGTTGAAGAAACAGAAGAAGGCTTACAGCTTGTTTTAGTTGGAGGATAATTACCATCGAAACATTTTTTTACGAGTAGAGAGGAAGAAACGGGTGGATGTTGTCAAAGGAATACTTATTGGATTATCCGTCGCCGCGCCGGTAGGACCGATTGGGCTATTATGCATCCAGCGGACGATGACGCACGGAAGGGTTATCGGATTTATCTCCGGACTAGGAGCAGCGACGGCGGATGCGCTTTATGGCCTGATTGCAGGGCTTGGCTTTACTGCCGTTACGCACTTTCTTCTTGAGCAACAAACGTGGATTCGATTTATCGGAGCGTTGTTTCTTGCGTATTTGGGAATCCGAACGTTTCGTGCAAAAGCTGCTCGGATACCGGCGCAGGCGCGCGGAGGGAACGCGCTCACCGCTTATTTATCGGTGCTTTTTTTAACCCTTTCTAACCCGATGACGATTTTATCGTTTCTTGCCGTTTTTTCTAGCCTCGCGATCTCGTCATCTTCCGTTTTCCTTTTTCTTTCCGGCGTCTTTTTTGGCTCAGCGATATGGTGGCTTTTTTTGAGCGGAATGGTCGGGTTGTTTAGGCGAAGGCTCGAAGAACGGTACTTAACGATAATTAACCGGTTATCCGGGCTGCTTCTTTTAGGATTTGCGCTATGGGCGGTATACGGTTTGTTTTAACCAAAAGCGATTTTTGTTCGACATGTGTTGTCGAACAAAAATCGCTTTCTTCATGAGAAAAACGATTGTTTTTTCTGAAAGTTCTAAACTATAATACAAGTAACATACTAACCAGTTGGTATAAATGTGTGTATTTTGAACGAACAGGAGAGGGGATTATGTTTTTACGTCTAACCGACGAACAGAAAATGGTGCAAAAAGCCATTCGCAAATTTGTGGAAAAAGAGTTAATGCCGCTTGAAAATGACGTGTTGCGCAACGAACGAGAAGGACGGTCAAGCCTTCCGAAAGAAACGCTAAAACAATTACAGTTGAAGGCAAAAGAAGCGGGATTTTGGGGCATTAACACACCAGAAGAGTACGGTGGGGCAAATTTAGGACACGTGATGATGGCAATTGTCATTATGGAAGTATCGAAAACGTTCGTTCCGTTTCAGTTTGGCGGTTCAGCGGATAATATTCTTTATTATGCGAACGAAGAACAGAAGAAAAAATATTTACTCCCGACCATTAACGGCGAGAAAAAATCGTGTTTTGCGATGACCGAACCGAGCGCAGGCTCAGATACGCGCAATATTAAAATGACAGCAGTGAAAGACGGCGATGAGTGGGTATTAAACGGCGAAAAAACGTTCATTACCGGCGGAAACGACGCTGATTTTGTCATGGTTATTGCAATAACGGATAAAGAACGGCATCAAGCAACACAAGGTCGGGAAGGGGTGACGTGCTTTATTGTCGATCGTGACATGGGCTGGCGATCTGAACCGATTTATACGATGGGACCTGCGACACCAGCAAGCCTCATTTTCGAAAACGTCCGCGTTCCGGAAGAAAATATTTTAGGAGAGTTGCACGGCGGCTATAAGCTCGGGCTCGAATGGATTGGCTATGCGCGTTGGGTAGTCGGCGCAAGAGCGATAGGGGCAGCTGAACGACTATTGCAAATGGCCATTGATTATGCGAAAGAACGTGTCACGTTCGGCAAACCGATTGCCGAAAGACAAGCGATTCAATGGATGATTGCCGATTCCGCGACCGAAATCGAAGCGGCCAAATGGCTCGTATTGAATGCGGCATTTACGCTTGATCAAGGAGAAGATAATCGCCATTTGGCGTCGATGGCGAAACTGTTCGGAGCGAATATGGGCAACCGTGTCATCGATCGCGTCTTGCAAATTCACGGTGGAATGGGCTATACGAAAGAAATGCCGATTGAACGTTGGTACCGCGAGGCGAGACTTTGGCGCATTTATGATGGGACGGACGAAATTCAGCGAATGGTAATTGCACGAAATTTATTAAAAGGACACGTGAAACTCGGGCAATTTCTATAAAAATTAAAAACGCTATCGAAGAGGAGGAAAAATGATGGGAAGATTCACAGGAAGAGTAGCCTTCGTCACCGGCGGAAGTAGAGGGATTGGCAAAGCGATTGTCGAACAGTTTGCCAAAGAAGGAGCAAACATTGCATTCGTTGATTTAAACGAAGAGGCGCTGCGCGAAACGGCAGCGGAACTAAAAGAAAAGGGCTATGCCGTCTATGCGAAAGTAGCGGACGTTACCGATGCTATGCAAGTCGAAACCGTAGTACAAGAAATTGTCGATGCGTTCGGGGCAGTGGACATTCTTGTCAACAACGCCGGCGTCATCCGTGATAACTTGTTGTTTAAAATGACGGATGCCGATTGGGAAACGGTCATGAACGTTCATTTAAAAGGGGCTTTTTATTGTGCGCGCGCCGTACAAAAATATATGGTCGAGCGCAAATACGGACGCATCATTAACATTTCGTCTACTTCCGCACTCGGTAACCGCGGACAAGCGAACTACGCTACCGCAAAGGCGGGGCTGCAAGGGTTTACGAAAACGTTGGCGATTGAACTAGGCAAATACGGCATTACGACGAACGCCGTTGCGCCTGGATTTATCGAAACGGACATGACGAAAGCAACCGCAGAACGCATCGGCATTTCCTTCGATGAACTTGTGCAAGCAAGCATCGCGCACATTCCGGTTGGAAGAAGCGGGAAGCCAGCGGATGTCGCCCATGCTGTCGCATTTTTTGCCGATGAAAAATCATCGTTTATTAACGGTCAAGTACTTTACGTGGCGGGTGGACCGAAGACATAAGAAAAGCCAAGTGGATCGGGTAGCTCTCGAAGCCAAACGTTCTTCCAACATAAATCTTTTTATCCGATGAAATAAGGGGGCGAGTTTGATGTTTGCCGAACATGTGGGCAAATGCTCAAAGAAAGTAAAAAATGTTGTCGAAAGAGGAGCGGTGAAAAAATTTGCCGAAGCGATCGGCGATCTTCATCCGATTTACTGGGAGGAAGAAACGGGCAAAAATTCTCGCTATCAAACAAATATTGCCCCGCCAACATTTCCGCGCGTGTTTGATTATGGTGTAATTGAAGGGTTGAATCTTCCGGCGAAAGGGCTTATTCACGGTGAACAGTCCTTTCATTATAACCGACCTCTTTTGGTTGGGGAAGAGCTGTTTTGTTATGCGAAAGTGGAAAGCTATGACGAAAAGCAAAGCAGCATGGGGAATATCGGACGGCTAGTCATTACAAGCTACGGGGAAGATGTGTCAGGAAATATCATTTTCACTTCTACAGCGACGATTCTTCTTACAGAAGCGGTCAGAAAGGCGATGATAGTATGACTAAACTAGTTGCATTACAAGTCGGTCATTCTTTAGAGGAAATCCAGTTACCCCCTGTATCAAGACTCGATTTAATTCAATATGCCGGGGCCTCGGGAGATTACAACCCGATCCATACGATTGAAGAAGAAGCGAAAAAGGCAGGGCTGCCGGGGATTATTGCGCACGGCATGTGGACAATGGGCAACCTCGCCAAATTATTCACCCCGTATGTCCAACAAGGCTTTATCCAAGACTATTCGGTTCGATTTAAAGGCATGGTCTTTCTCGGTGACGTCATTACCCTTCACGCCACG contains these protein-coding regions:
- a CDS encoding acyl-CoA dehydrogenase family protein, with the protein product MFLRLTDEQKMVQKAIRKFVEKELMPLENDVLRNEREGRSSLPKETLKQLQLKAKEAGFWGINTPEEYGGANLGHVMMAIVIMEVSKTFVPFQFGGSADNILYYANEEQKKKYLLPTINGEKKSCFAMTEPSAGSDTRNIKMTAVKDGDEWVLNGEKTFITGGNDADFVMVIAITDKERHQATQGREGVTCFIVDRDMGWRSEPIYTMGPATPASLIFENVRVPEENILGELHGGYKLGLEWIGYARWVVGARAIGAAERLLQMAIDYAKERVTFGKPIAERQAIQWMIADSATEIEAAKWLVLNAAFTLDQGEDNRHLASMAKLFGANMGNRVIDRVLQIHGGMGYTKEMPIERWYREARLWRIYDGTDEIQRMVIARNLLKGHVKLGQFL
- a CDS encoding MaoC family dehydratase N-terminal domain-containing protein — translated: MFAEHVGKCSKKVKNVVERGAVKKFAEAIGDLHPIYWEEETGKNSRYQTNIAPPTFPRVFDYGVIEGLNLPAKGLIHGEQSFHYNRPLLVGEELFCYAKVESYDEKQSSMGNIGRLVITSYGEDVSGNIIFTSTATILLTEAVRKAMIV
- a CDS encoding beta-ketoacyl-ACP reductase, with amino-acid sequence MMGRFTGRVAFVTGGSRGIGKAIVEQFAKEGANIAFVDLNEEALRETAAELKEKGYAVYAKVADVTDAMQVETVVQEIVDAFGAVDILVNNAGVIRDNLLFKMTDADWETVMNVHLKGAFYCARAVQKYMVERKYGRIINISSTSALGNRGQANYATAKAGLQGFTKTLAIELGKYGITTNAVAPGFIETDMTKATAERIGISFDELVQASIAHIPVGRSGKPADVAHAVAFFADEKSSFINGQVLYVAGGPKT
- a CDS encoding MaoC family dehydratase; translated protein: MTKLVALQVGHSLEEIQLPPVSRLDLIQYAGASGDYNPIHTIEEEAKKAGLPGIIAHGMWTMGNLAKLFTPYVQQGFIQDYSVRFKGMVFLGDVITLHATLTEKTDGHLRFRVAATNQNGNDVIQGEVVVALYDREDRTSFTEEETP